Within the Veillonellales bacterium genome, the region TATCTACTGTTTTTATGTTAGCGCTTCATCTGGCGCAGAGGTTATTCTTGCCTGCCATTGCCGCGCGGTCAACACAAAATCAGTGCATTTTCTCCTAATGCTGCTTCGTAACCGGAGAAGTGTCATTGCTTCTCCAGTTCTCCCATACAAACGGAAATTGATAAGTAATAAAGTGTGTTTTTGCTAATTCGTTCTGTATATGAATCATACGCTCAACTGCGTTTGGTACGAAGTCATGAAATTGGACCTGAATATTTTTAATGAATGATATCGCCTTCATTTCAATTAAATGTTCCAGCAAATCATATTCTCCGCCTTCAATGTTAATTTTCATCAAATCGATATTGGAAATGCCAGCCGCTTGAATAAAATCATTTGCCCTAACAAGAGTAATTTCTCTTTTTTTGTCTCCTTCTATAAATATTGACGACGAATCCTTATCCACATTCAGCATTGCCTTTTCGTCCTTTTTCCCCAGCCCAAATGAGTATACATGTATATGATCAAACGAATC harbors:
- a CDS encoding FkbM family methyltransferase produces the protein MGKDKKEGILNAAQQAFAMPPQQRVIPWFLAQGDKTLRLEYDLDQKSIVFDLGGYQGEWTANIFARYGCTIHVFEPVREYAAHIAERFDSFDHIHVYSFGLGKKDEKAMLNVDKDSSSIFIEGDKKREITLVRANDFIQAAGISNIDLMKINIEGGEYDLLEHLIEMKAISFIKNIQVQFHDFVPNAVERMIHIQNELAKTHFITYQFPFVWENWRSNDTSPVTKQH